Proteins encoded within one genomic window of Drosophila willistoni isolate 14030-0811.24 chromosome XL unlocalized genomic scaffold, UCI_dwil_1.1 Seg141, whole genome shotgun sequence:
- the LOC6648907 gene encoding uncharacterized protein LOC6648907, which translates to MSLNVDDDGFGLNTFDFVANETAPTFPPVINNIVPQFETEQEVLSHHHQQQQLEDNFLLFANAEQRWPLPTTTTNDIFEDQHHQHQAIPTDTNVIFVENYLPPPARTPPSPALTNCHGSRAAVQQEQDVLNDPLLNCIRKTFILIREICSNILNDPHQSGIESDINGILLLREKVIEVRKRIVARAFSQTTCETWTVLVEIDREFEGLSATINRAAALAAAGTATNSENQEGNQMGLDLFNRLRHIFTSWQSGAKESSVPPNSEQQSRGAANNNIVGSGNGALANQGSARKRRNQDDGGNFKYRRVDNTFPKFITNEASEDYSSMSNHTMAEHHRDRMQRRSQSQIHAPQSQATQLQSQIYPHHQQDALNNPLTPTFMTRRSIFNPPNVTQTRVRNSNFNPAKVVIDLSDDDDEMPNQNSMYDIFGAGRRSMSRRDAKHRDNCPMLTPSSLVRPQMLYSDAVRLGESSNGGFKGFPEMTPNGHIPHASHAHAQETTITGPASSLADTLLMQEEQRSEHEQYLNLIQNLSHRKSLTPAAPPPPPPPQPLHKPRLSTLPPPPPLHRIPKAVNQEAAHNNSSSLEWCRLLNRNKPGRLHLNPTSSSTVSSIEREQYAKLLDKGTTIGMGVVTTPPPPPLMRCNSATSATSHASTINSSSAGTACSSSSSNSSSSSPGSVSGSYTTTKPKKFTTAAAAPTSTATGGLGDSVIELDDDSNDERDLTKSLSTPKANRSSIVNKTAVSPSSSMLQQTEALQRRFQNCIFFKDDFEDSFNQKCARQRQESDHSRELAQLAASKTTEERRAYEQGLRENLSKYRMTHKPIFVIDAFQIASEEEKEPEFLPITDELHKRYNELIHGPPQQVLVSKFSLNITRNDIRTLIGSMWLNDEVINFYMNLLTDRSQRKAGKLPSVYAMNTFFVPRLLQNGHNGVKRWTRKVDLFSMDIIPVPVHVGGVHWCMAIIHMKNKTIRYYDSMGKPNQTVLNALESYLREESIDKRKQPFDTSDFLIENVPNVPQQTNGSDCGVFSCMFAEYITRNRQLTFSQEHMEYFRKKMILEICGGELWM; encoded by the exons ATGTCGCTAAATGTCGATGACGACGGCTTCGGATTGAATACATTCGATTTTGTGGCCAATGAAACTGCGCCAACTTTCCCACCCGTGATCAACAATATTGTGCCGCAGTTTGAAACTGAACAAGAGGTTCTGAGCCAtcatcaccagcagcagcagctggagGATAACTTCCTGCTGTTTGCCAATGCAGAACAGAGATGGCCATTGCCGACAACCACCACCAACGACATCTTTGAAGATcaacatcatcagcatcaggCCATACCCACGGATACGAACGTCATATTTGTGGAAAACTATTTGCCCCCACCCGCACGTACTCCACCTTCACCAGCATTGACTAATTGCCATGGATCAAGGGCTGCAGTGCAGCAAGAGCAAGATGTCTTAAATGATCCTCTATTAAATTGCATACGcaaaacatttatattgaTTCGTGAGATTTGTTCTAATATTCTTAACGATCCCCATCAATCCGGCATCGAATCAGATATCAACGGAATTCTACTGCTTCGCGAAAAAGTGATCGAGGTCCGCAAACGAATTGTGGCTAGAGCATTTTCGCAGACCACTTGTGAGACTTGGACAGTGCTTGTGGAAATCGATCGAGAGTTTGAGGGTCTGTCTGCCACTATCAATAGAGCAGCAGCACTAGCAGCAGCTGGAACAGCGACGAATAGTGAGAATCAAGAAGGCAATCAGATGGGATTGGATCTGTTCAATAGACTACGTCACATCTTTACCAGCTGGCAAAGTGGCGCTAAAGAGTCATCTGTTCCACCAAACAGCGAACAGCAGTCGAGAGGTgccgccaacaacaacatcgtCGGCAGTGGAAACGGAGCATTAGCTAATCAAGGTTCTGCTCGAAAGCGCCG CAATCAGGACGACGGCGGGAATTTTAAATATCGTCGGGTGGACAACACATTTCCCAAGTTCATAACGAATGAAGCTTCTGAGGATTACAGCTCGATGTCAAACCATACAATGGCCGAGCATCATCGGGATCGGATGCAGCGGCGGAGTCAGTCACAGATACATGCGCCGCAATCGCAGGCTACCCAACTACAGTCTCAGATCTATCCACACCATCAGCAGGATGCCCTCAATAATCCATTAACACCAACTTTTATGACACGTCGATCCATTTTTAATCCTCCAAACGTTACACAGACGCGTGTCCGGAACTCTAACTTTAATCCAGCGAAAGTGGTAATTGATCTttccgatgatgatgatgagatgCCCAATCAAAACTCCATGTATGACATATTTGGCGCTGGACGGAGATCGATGAGTCGCCGGGATGCTAAACATCGTGATAATTGTCCAATGTTAACGCCATCATCGTTGGTAAGGCCCCAAATGCTGTACTCGGATGCAGTGCGTCTGGGCGAGTCGTCGAATGGCGGCTTCAAGGGCTTTCCAGAGATGACTCCAAATGGCCATATACCACATGCGTCTCATGCCCACGCCCAGGAGACGACGATTACAGGTCCAGCATCTAGCTTGGCCGATACTCTTCTCATGCAGGAAGAGCAGCGCTCCGAGCATGAGCAATACCTCAATTTGATACAAAATTTAAGTCATCGAAAGTCCCTAACGCCGGCggcaccaccgccaccaccaccaccacaaccGCTCCACAAACCACGGCTTTCAACGCtgccgccaccgccgccgctTCATCGAATCCCCAAGGCGGTTAATCAGGAAGCGgcccacaacaacagcagcagtcTCGAATGGTGTCGGCTATTGAACAGAAACAAGCCAGGACGTCTTCATCTCAATCCAACATCATCGTCTACCGTCAGCAGCATTGAACGCGAGCAGTATGCCAAATTGTTGGACAAGGGCACGACCATTGGCATGGGTGTGGTTACAACACCACCACCGCCTCCATTGATGCGTTGTAATAGTGCGACAAGTGCCACCAGTCATGCCTCAACAATTAATAGCAGCTCCGCCGGTACTgcatgcagcagcagctctagcaacagcagcagcagcagtccTGGCAGTGTCAGTGGTTCCTACACGACGACAAAGCCAAAGAAATTTACTACAGCTGCTGCAGCTCCCACATCAACTGCAACTGGTGGTCTGGGCGATAGTGTCATTGAGCTAGATGACGATTCAAACGATGAAAGGGATCTAACTAAATCCCTGAGTACGCCCAAGGCCAA CcgttcttcaattgtcaataaaACTGCAGTATCGCCATCATCGAGCATGTTGCAACAGACGGAGGCACTGCAGCGACGTTTCCAAAATTGTATATTCTTTAAAGATGATTTCGAAGACTCCTTTAATCAGAAATGCGCTCGTCAGCGCCAGGAAAGCGATCATAGTCGCGAATTGGCCCAGTTGGC ggCATCCAAGACGACAGAAGAGCGTCGTGCCTACGAGCagggattgcgggagaatttaTCGAAATATCGTATGACCCATAAGCCAATCTTTGTGATTGATGCGTTCCAAATAGCTTCTGAAGAGGAAAAGGAGCCCGAGTTTCTGCCCATTACGGATGAACTGCACAAACGTTACAATGAGCTCATACATGGACCGCCACAACAG GTGTTGGTGTCAAAATTCAGCTTGAACATTACCCGCAACGATATACGCACACTAATTGGATCCATGTGGCTAAATGATGAGGTTATCAATTTCTATATGAACCTACTTACCGATCGCTCTCAACGAAAGGCTGGCAAGCTGCCAAGTGTCTATGCCATGAATACGTTCTTTGTGCCGCGTCTATTGCAGAACGGACACAATGGAGTGAAACGTTGGACACGCAAAGTGGATCTATTTAGTATGGATATCATTCCGGTGCCAGTCCATGTGGGCGGTGTACATTGGTGCATGGCCATCATACATATGAAGAACAAAACTATACGCTATTATGATTCCATGGGCAAACCCAATCAAACAGTGCTCAATGCACTGGAGTCGTATCTGCGTGAGGAGTCGATAGATAAACGCAAACAACCTTTCGATACGAGTGATTTTCTCATTGAGAATGTGCCGAATGTACCACAGCAGACAAATGGCAGCGATTGCGGTGTCTTTAGTTGCATGTTTGCCGAGTATATAACCCGAAACAGGCAGCTTACATTCTCTCAGGAGCATATGGAATACTTCCGTAAAAAGATGATACTCGAAATATGCGGCGGAGAGTTGTGGATGTGa
- the LOC6648908 gene encoding F-box/LRR-repeat protein 4, with product MSMLAYAESATSSSSDTEPDAQVDFTTMLVQRQRGCESGSKLHTTDADQEQQEQDQGYYLEQYVLGVLDFSSQYGIDYSISYTASNVIGRPTKFPAYGDYPETFTMRTYGDWWQRAPSATRDIQPQNMPPIDTHDYIVVYFEEFVVPTEVAIFETFNPGAVVRIWAYSMTKHWHCLWEATAKDLNYLCHDSRRFAPPLKKTSIITKTLRIEFNHSNLNYYTEIDAIMLCGRTVSHRRIQNLLGKARAHSQTQISLAASALGSSSTALAVGHGPISCKLRSLKFQPICRSDNNADADPVTGACKKFINDFINNDLSQFLLDNRLANEMVEQQQQQQLQEMQLTPANVHAQAAARRICLTDLPFEILLKILSYLDLQSLFRVGQVSRIFYDISTHPLLYVEINLKPYWQLANSELLCTLARRATILRKLDLSWCGGFGDVSPTEFKKFLTQRGDNLTHLRLNSCKFLNASCIETVGIVCDNLNELSLRNCATDPPLLNFSCLVNLKNLERLDLFQTAFETELLLSMLEGNRKLKHLNLAFCGVSVNMDNVAAHLANYNTQLVSLDMWKAHFLTARGLQSLSHCHQLEELDLGWCLREASLGDGLYQLLVNCPKLRKLFLSAVRGTTEHDLRHIAQLGKNLEQLDLMGILNITHERVYDILIHCPKLQLLDLSFCENIMDRDFDILADWSRLFKVNIKSSRIYDPR from the exons ATGTCTATGCTGGCCTATGCAGAATCAGCCACCAGCTCATCGAGCGACACCGAACCGGATGCCCAAGTCGATTTTACCACCATGCTGGTGCAACGTCAACGAGGTTGTGAAAGTGGCAGTAAGCTGCATACCACCGATGCCGACCAGGAGCAACAGGAGCAGGATCAGGGCTATTATCTTGAACAGTATGTACTTGGAGTACTCGACTTCAGTTCACAGTATGGCATCGATTATAGCATCTCGTATACGGCATCAAATGTGATTGGCAGGCCGACAAAATTTCCCGCCTATGGCGATTACCCGGAAACCTTTACCATG CGCACATATGGCGACTGGTGGCAAAGAGCTCCATCGGCGACGCGTGATATTCAGCCCCAGAATATGCCTCCAATCGATACCCATGACTATATAG tTGTTTATTTTGAGGAGTTTGTAGTACCCACCGAAGTGGCAATTTTCGAGACGTTTAATCCTGGAGCCGTGGTACGCATTTGGGCCTATAGCATGACGAAACATTGGCACTGCCTTTGGGAGGCAACAGCCAAAGATCTCAATTATCTTTGTCATGACTCACGACGCTTTGCTCCGCCACTAAAGAAGACCTCGATCATAACCAA AACACTTCGGATTGAGTTTAATCATAGCAATCTAAATTACTATACGGAAATCGATGCCATCATGCTCTGTGGACGCACTGTCTCCCATCGGCGCATTCAAAATCTGCTAGGCAAGGCCCGAGCCCATTCACAAACACAGATATCCCTAGCAGCTTCAGCTCTAGGATCATCCTCGACAGCATTAGCTGTTGGTCATGGACCTATTAGCTGTAAATTGCGATCACTTAAATTCCAACCCATTTGTCGTAGCGATAataatgctgatgctgatcCTGTAACTGGGGCATGTAAGAAATTCATCAATGATTTCATCAATAATGATCTCAGTCAGTTTCTATTGGATAATCGCTTGGCTAACGAAATGGtggagcaacaacaacaacaacagctgcaGGAGATGCAACTGACCCCGGCCAATGTTCATGCTCAGGCTGCCGCTCGTCGCATCTGTTTGACCGATTTGCCATTTGAGATATTATTGAAAATACTTAGCTATTTGGACTTACAATCATTGTTTCGTGTGGGTCAGGTGTCACGTATATTCTATGATATATCCACACATCCGTTGCTATATGTTGAGATTAACCTGAAGCCATATTGGCAATTGGCCAACTCGGAATTATTATGCACACTGGCACGTCGTGCCACAATTCTACGCAAATTGGATTTGTCTTGGTGCGGGGGTTTCGGTGATGTCTCACCCACCGAATTTAAGAA ATTTCTTACCCAGCGTGGCGATAATCTCACCCACCTGCGGCTAAACTCATGCAAATTTCTCAATGCCAGCTGCATCGAGACCGTGGGCATTGTCTGTGATAACTTAAATG AATTGAGCCTACGCAATTGTGCCACCGATCCTCCACTATTGAATTTCTCTTGTTTGGTCAATCTCAAGAATTTGGAGCGACTGGATCTCTTTCAGACTGCCTTCGAGACTGAGCTATTGCTGAGCATGCTTGAGGGCAATCGAAAGCTAAAACATTTAAATCTGG ctTTTTGTGGCGTATCGGTTAACATGGATAATGTGGCTGCCCATTTGGCCAACTATAATACGCAGCTTGTCTCCTTGGATATGTGGAAGGCTCATTTTCTAACAGCCCGTGGCTTGCAATCGCTCTCACATTGCCATCAGCTGGAGGAGCTGGATTTGGGCTGGTGTTTGCGTGAGGCCTCATTGGGCGATGGCCTATATCAGCTGTTGGTAAATTGCCCAAAGCTAAGGAAACTCTTTCTCTCAGCTGTACGCGGCACAACCGAGCACGATCTTCGTCATATTGCTCAGCTGGGCAAAAACCTCGAGCAATTGGATTTGATGGGCATATTAAATATAACACACGAACGTGTCTATGA TATTTTGATTCATTGCCCCAAACTTCAATTGCTGGATTTAAGTTTTTGCGAGAACATTATGGATCGAGAT TTTGATATTCTGGCGGATTGGTCCCGTTTGTTTAAGGTCAATATCAAGAGCAGCCGCATCTATGATCCAAGATAA
- the LOC6648909 gene encoding tRNA-dihydrouridine(20) synthase [NAD(P)+]-like translates to MLQRLWTKAASNSWWINKMRTRQRLEYSNKLILAPMVRVGTLPMRLLALEMGADIVYTEELIDLKLIKSIRRPNHALGTVDFVDPSDGTVVFRTCAQETSQLVLQMGTSDAERALAVGKLLQRDISGLDINMGCPKEFSIKGGMGAALLAEPDKAAQILSTLCSNLEIPVTCKIRILPDVADTIALVQKLAATGIAAIGIHARTRDERPQHQPHPDVLREVAQSVTIPVIANGGSRHMHCYDDLLKFQLECGAASVMVARAAQLNVSIFRRDGLLPMDEIITKYLRLCVDYDNAPHNAKYCVQSILRELQETPRGKLFLQCQTLQQICEIWQLGDYCRRRQLELKEQGNVGRAEVQPAKRQKLQQELEEEDEKDRLAGLICRHVAFLRSTYQSDTELPKTRLYVHAGRLSKSPPAYETKQCDKLFRAVCLFDGQRFSSTFWEKNKKQAEQGAALVALLHMGQMDEEMLRHNGSLIR, encoded by the exons ATGCTCCAACGTTTGTGGACAAAGGCGGCATCCAACTCGTGGTGGATCAATAAAATGCGAACACGTCAAAGATTGGAATATAGCAATAAACTAATATTGGCACCCATGGTGCGGGTTGGGACGCTGCCCATGCGCCTACTTGCCCTGGAAATGGGAGCGGATATTGTCTACACTGAGGAGTTGATTGATCTAAAGTTAATCAAGAGCATACGCCGACCGAATC ATGCATTGGGAACTGTGGACTTTGTGGATCCATCGGACGGGACAGTCGTGTTTCGCACTTGTGCCCAGGAGACATCTCAGTTGGTCTTGCAGATGGGTACCAGTGATGCGGAACGGGCCTTAGCTGTTGGCAAGCTGCTGCAGCGGGATATATCCGGCTTGGACATCAATATGGGATGTCCAAAGGAATTTTCCATCAAAGGTGGCATGGGTGCCGCTCTATTGGCCGAACCCGACAAGGCAGCCCAAATATTGTCCACCTTATGCTCAAATCTGGAGATACCAGTCACCTGCAAAATACGCATTCTGCCGGATGTGGCTGACACAATCGCCCTGGTGCAAAAACTGGCTGCCACTGGCATTGCAGCGATTGGCATTCATGCCCGCACACGCGATGAGCGACCGCAACATCAGCCGCATCCTGACGTCTTGCGAGAGGTGGCCCAATCCGTTACCATTCCTGTCATAGCCAATGGCGGCTCCCGTCATATGCATTGTTATGACGATTTGCTCAAATTCCAGTTGGAATGTGGCGCTGCAAGCGTAATGGTGGCACGTGCTGCCCAGCTCAATGTTAGTATATTTCGTCGCGATGGTCTGCTACCCATGGATGAGATAATCACGAAATATCTGCGACTCTGTGTGGACTATGACAATGCGCCTCACAACGCCAAATATTGTGTGCAGAGCATACTACGTGAGCTTCAAGAGACGCCGCGTGGCAAACTATTCCTTCAATGTCAGACTCTACAGCAAATCTGTGAGATTTGGCAGCTAGGCGATTATTGCCGCCGTCGTCAACTGGAACTCAAGGAGCAGGGCAATGTGGGACGTGCTGAGGTCCAGCCTGCCAAAAGGCAAAAGTTGCAACAAGAACTAGAAGAGGAGGACGAAAAGGATCGTCTTGCTGGTCTCATTTGTCGCCATGTGGCCTTTCTGCGTTCTACATATCAGAGTG ACACGGAATTACCAAAAACCCGCCTTTATGTTCACGCCGGTCGTTTGTCTAAATCCCCACCAGCCTATGAGACGAAACAATGTGATAAACTCTTTCGAGCCGTTTGCCTATTTGATGGTCAACGTTTCAGCAGCACCTTCTGggagaagaacaaaaaacaagcaGAACAGGGCGCAGCTCTGGTTGCCCTACTTCACATGGGCCAGATGGATGAAGAAATGTTACGCCATAATGGCAGCCTTATTCGTTAA